In Kaistella faecalis, a genomic segment contains:
- a CDS encoding SDR family NAD(P)-dependent oxidoreductase — MKNSKENVVWITGASSGIGKALAREWAGLGYKVVLSARRRDLLEELAAEIAASGGEALVIPCDILDESGIEMAVEQLILAWGRMDVVMANAGFGVFGSIENLTAKDWSRQLQGNVTGLALTVKYALPHLKKTGGRIGLVGSVGAFLPNPNLSAYGASKAAVHSIGLSLQVELMGTGVSCTTLHPGFVASEIARMDNDGVWHPERTDPRPANLIWPAEKAAKVMVRAVIRRKRNYVFTAHGRLFVGLQRWLPGVMRTIISKSPKPDS, encoded by the coding sequence ATGAAAAATTCAAAAGAAAACGTCGTATGGATTACCGGTGCCTCGTCGGGCATCGGCAAAGCACTGGCGCGGGAATGGGCGGGACTGGGCTACAAAGTGGTGCTCTCCGCCAGGCGCAGGGACCTTCTGGAAGAATTGGCAGCAGAAATTGCAGCATCCGGCGGTGAGGCCCTCGTAATACCGTGCGACATTCTGGATGAATCTGGCATTGAGATGGCGGTGGAGCAGCTGATTCTGGCTTGGGGAAGGATGGATGTGGTGATGGCGAATGCGGGCTTCGGCGTTTTCGGAAGCATAGAAAATCTGACCGCTAAAGACTGGAGCAGGCAGTTACAGGGGAATGTAACCGGTTTAGCGCTAACCGTGAAATACGCACTGCCGCATTTAAAGAAGACAGGAGGAAGAATCGGTCTTGTAGGGAGCGTGGGTGCTTTTCTTCCCAATCCCAATCTGAGTGCGTACGGCGCCTCAAAAGCGGCAGTACATTCCATCGGACTCAGTCTTCAGGTGGAGCTGATGGGTACAGGAGTGAGCTGCACGACGCTGCATCCGGGATTCGTGGCTTCTGAAATTGCAAGGATGGATAATGACGGCGTATGGCATCCCGAGAGGACAGATCCGCGTCCGGCCAATTTAATATGGCCCGCTGAGAAAGCCGCAAAAGTAATGGTAAGGGCGGTGATCAGACGAAAAAGAAATTACGTGTTCACGGCGCACGGCAGACTTTTCGTAGGTCTGCAGCGGTGGCTGCCGGGTGTAATGAGAACCATTATATCTAAAAGTCCCAAGCCGGATTCTTGA
- a CDS encoding response regulator has translation MTDIIKIILADDHAIFLKGLRMMVNECSNFKVIGEASNGRELLDLLDQISPDIILTDIKMPVMNGVEATKAAVEKYPHLKIMALTMFSDLKYMRLMAEAGASGFILKSIGKTELELAINTVSSGKTYFSPQLLGEIAESDPVESSGIYLKDVNERLTERELDVLQYIVKGFSTQEIADRLFISKRTVEGHRANLILKTGTRNVVDLVIYAIRNRLAIV, from the coding sequence ATGACAGACATTATAAAAATAATCTTAGCTGACGATCATGCCATTTTTCTGAAAGGACTGCGCATGATGGTTAATGAATGCAGTAATTTTAAAGTAATTGGAGAAGCTTCTAATGGTCGGGAACTTTTAGACCTTTTAGACCAGATAAGTCCGGATATTATACTTACGGATATTAAAATGCCCGTGATGAACGGCGTTGAGGCAACAAAAGCAGCAGTCGAAAAATATCCTCATCTAAAAATCATGGCACTTACCATGTTCAGTGACCTCAAATATATGCGTCTCATGGCAGAAGCGGGAGCCAGTGGATTTATTCTTAAAAGTATCGGCAAGACCGAGCTGGAGTTGGCCATCAATACCGTAAGCAGCGGTAAAACTTATTTTTCTCCTCAGTTACTCGGCGAGATTGCAGAGTCCGACCCGGTAGAATCATCCGGAATCTATCTGAAAGATGTAAATGAAAGGCTTACCGAGCGTGAACTTGATGTACTGCAGTACATTGTTAAAGGCTTCTCCACTCAGGAAATTGCCGACCGGTTATTTATCAGTAAAAGAACCGTGGAAGGCCATCGTGCAAACCTTATTCTGAAAACCGGGACCAGAAATGTCGTAGACCTAGTTATTTACGCCATCCGAAACCGCCTTGCTATTGTTTAG
- a CDS encoding alpha/beta fold hydrolase, translating to MTSGYSVVNGLQMYYEIYGEGKPIVLIHGGGSTIQTNFEKLIPLLSRKRKVIAVELQAHGRTGDRHADLTFEQDADDVATLLKNLNINRADFLGFSNGGTTTMQIAIRHPEIVGKIILGSPLAKRNGVPEWFWDFMKQATLDNMPAPLKAGYKKVAADPNGLPIMHDRDVKRMLNFKDIPDAPIKSIQAPTLIIIGDRDVITPEHALELHRKIAHSELAIIPGGHGQYIGEITTLTPDFKESNLVVPMIETFLDRKTEQGN from the coding sequence ATGACAAGTGGATATTCCGTGGTGAACGGACTTCAAATGTATTACGAGATTTATGGCGAGGGAAAACCTATCGTTTTAATTCACGGTGGCGGTTCCACGATTCAGACTAATTTTGAGAAACTCATTCCCTTGCTCTCCAGGAAAAGAAAAGTGATCGCAGTCGAATTGCAAGCCCATGGCAGAACAGGCGACCGACATGCAGACCTGACCTTTGAACAGGATGCAGACGATGTTGCCACCCTTCTAAAAAACTTAAACATCAACAGAGCTGACTTTCTTGGATTCAGCAACGGTGGAACAACGACTATGCAGATTGCCATAAGACATCCTGAAATTGTGGGCAAGATTATTTTAGGTTCGCCACTTGCCAAACGCAACGGCGTTCCAGAGTGGTTTTGGGATTTTATGAAGCAGGCTACGCTCGATAATATGCCTGCACCACTGAAAGCCGGTTATAAAAAAGTGGCAGCTGACCCTAATGGCTTACCGATAATGCACGACCGGGATGTAAAGAGAATGCTGAACTTTAAAGACATTCCCGACGCGCCCATTAAGTCCATACAGGCACCAACCCTTATTATAATTGGAGACAGGGACGTCATTACTCCAGAACATGCTCTGGAACTTCACAGAAAGATTGCCCATTCAGAATTAGCTATAATTCCAGGCGGACATGGACAGTATATCGGAGAAATTACTACACTGACACCGGACTTTAAAGAAAGTAATCTTGTTGTTCCGATGATAGAGACTTTCCTTGACAGGAAAACCGAACAGGGAAATTAA
- a CDS encoding DUF6678 family protein, with protein sequence MEKGDQHPGHFSIFEDANVSEREKYKYYIQNDGETRELREKVRKVVAGKGLSAVMNDTKWLELQSAVAKLPFAPPYVEKLILENKTFAEVQIDHQPHWLGDWNPFYKEGMSLFFAIEYIKVRPQFAEYQGRLVSPKIHDATDAFEQLLNELNIPYEEDNGTFTIYGYR encoded by the coding sequence GCGACCAACATCCGGGACACTTCAGTATTTTTGAAGACGCGAATGTTTCTGAAAGAGAAAAATATAAGTACTACATTCAGAATGATGGTGAGACACGGGAATTGCGGGAAAAAGTGAGAAAAGTTGTTGCCGGGAAAGGTCTGAGCGCTGTAATGAATGATACCAAATGGCTGGAGCTACAAAGTGCAGTAGCAAAATTACCATTTGCGCCACCCTATGTTGAAAAATTAATACTGGAAAATAAAACTTTCGCAGAAGTTCAGATCGATCATCAACCCCATTGGTTAGGTGACTGGAATCCCTTTTACAAGGAAGGAATGTCGCTGTTTTTTGCGATTGAATATATTAAAGTTAGGCCTCAGTTTGCTGAGTACCAGGGCCGTTTGGTTAGTCCCAAAATCCATGACGCGACCGATGCATTTGAACAGCTATTAAATGAACTGAACATCCCGTATGAAGAAGATAACGGGACATTTACCATATATGGATACAGATAA
- a CDS encoding response regulator, with amino-acid sequence MTKIAIVDPHPAFRDSLGMMLHEFLAEIQITGVETSQQFVSDLDQISPDLVIIDSRLPDRSGIETAIIALAKKPLLHIIMLIMFPEDQYVQKARKAGVKGFLPKPPGLKELRDACDTVMSGGSYFPAEIKMP; translated from the coding sequence ATGACAAAAATCGCAATAGTAGATCCGCATCCCGCTTTTCGGGATAGCTTAGGGATGATGCTTCATGAATTTCTAGCCGAAATTCAGATTACTGGTGTCGAAACCAGTCAACAGTTTGTTTCAGACCTCGACCAAATTTCCCCAGACCTCGTCATCATCGATAGCAGACTGCCCGATAGAAGCGGTATAGAGACCGCCATAATCGCATTGGCCAAAAAGCCTTTGCTGCATATTATTATGCTGATTATGTTTCCGGAGGACCAATATGTTCAGAAAGCGAGAAAAGCAGGAGTAAAAGGTTTTCTGCCCAAGCCGCCGGGGCTCAAAGAACTTAGGGATGCCTGTGATACAGTAATGAGTGGCGGGTCTTACTTTCCTGCTGAAATAAAAATGCCGTAA
- a CDS encoding GNAT family N-acetyltransferase: protein MKNTIPLPKSIFSERLLLIPFTMEICAEILNENYDILERMGLQKGRNCPDSETLDIPRIIANLSKVSSPTGFESWMVIKKETEEIIGDIGFKGFDHLNNSCDIGYGFIEADRGRGYAEEAAKCLINWVLTVDPSVNITAATLKENSSSIKLLQKLNFIETKRDANFIYWKL, encoded by the coding sequence TTGAAAAATACAATACCATTACCGAAATCAATTTTCAGCGAAAGGCTGTTATTAATTCCGTTTACAATGGAAATTTGCGCAGAAATTCTGAATGAAAACTACGATATCCTTGAAAGAATGGGATTACAAAAAGGCAGAAACTGCCCGGATTCAGAAACTTTAGACATACCAAGAATAATAGCAAATTTATCAAAAGTAAGTTCTCCAACAGGCTTCGAATCCTGGATGGTCATCAAAAAAGAAACTGAGGAAATCATTGGAGATATTGGGTTTAAAGGCTTTGATCATTTAAATAACAGTTGCGATATTGGCTATGGATTTATAGAAGCCGATAGAGGAAGGGGATATGCAGAGGAAGCAGCAAAATGTTTGATTAATTGGGTTTTAACTGTTGATCCGTCCGTCAATATTACAGCAGCTACGCTCAAAGAGAACAGTTCTTCAATAAAATTGCTGCAAAAATTAAACTTCATTGAAACCAAACGTGATGCAAATTTTATTTACTGGAAGCTTTAA
- a CDS encoding alpha/beta hydrolase family protein, translating to MNKLLYFLIITLFAGCSTSGNSVADQPQFKYRLDTLTLYDQSRQRAIPVAVYKPASKVSGKQKPVIFSHGYGQNKGGDYLAYTYLTEFLAREGFFVVSIQHELKTDSLIPLTGIPQTVRRPFWDRGADNILFVINRLKTTNPELDFKNITLIGHSNGGDMTALFPQKYPGTVKKIITLDNRRMPLPKSEKVRVYSLRSSDQPADEGVLPTGKETEKYKIKTVKLANTIHNEMDDKANERQRIEIQNYILKFLRD from the coding sequence ATGAATAAATTACTTTATTTTCTCATCATCACGCTTTTTGCAGGTTGTTCAACGTCCGGGAACTCTGTTGCAGACCAACCCCAATTTAAGTACCGTCTGGATACTTTGACCTTATACGACCAAAGCAGACAGAGAGCCATTCCTGTTGCTGTGTATAAACCGGCTTCCAAAGTATCCGGAAAACAGAAACCGGTCATTTTCAGTCATGGTTATGGGCAGAATAAAGGTGGCGATTATTTGGCGTACACCTATCTGACGGAATTTTTGGCAAGAGAAGGATTTTTCGTGGTAAGCATCCAGCACGAACTTAAAACTGACAGTTTAATCCCTTTAACAGGAATTCCGCAAACTGTAAGAAGGCCGTTCTGGGATCGTGGTGCAGATAATATTTTATTCGTTATCAACAGACTCAAAACCACAAATCCGGAATTAGATTTCAAAAACATAACACTTATCGGACATTCAAACGGCGGGGATATGACCGCGCTTTTCCCGCAGAAATATCCGGGAACAGTTAAAAAAATAATAACATTAGACAACCGGAGAATGCCTTTGCCAAAATCAGAAAAGGTCAGGGTGTATTCATTGCGGTCAAGCGATCAACCGGCAGATGAAGGGGTGTTACCGACCGGGAAGGAAACTGAAAAGTATAAAATAAAAACAGTAAAATTGGCCAATACCATCCATAATGAAATGGACGACAAGGCTAATGAAAGGCAGAGAATAGAAATTCAAAATTATATACTAAAGTTCTTAAGAGACTGA
- a CDS encoding O-acetyl-ADP-ribose deacetylase: protein MIQSTSKIEIIKGDLTQVPADAVVNAANTSLLGGGGVDGAIHRAGGKEILEECRKIVAKQGGCKIGEAVITTAGKLAAKYVIHTVGPVWNNGNRNEEEKLAQCYTCSLELAVEYGCRTVAFPAISTGVYRFPKDKAAKIAVATVARFLEGQTAVEKVMLVSFDEENYELLTCELNALQ, encoded by the coding sequence ATGATCCAGTCAACTTCCAAAATAGAAATTATCAAAGGAGACCTCACCCAAGTTCCTGCGGATGCGGTGGTAAATGCCGCCAATACTTCGCTGTTGGGCGGCGGCGGGGTAGACGGAGCTATTCACCGTGCCGGCGGAAAAGAAATCCTGGAGGAATGCCGGAAGATTGTAGCAAAACAGGGTGGGTGTAAAATAGGTGAAGCGGTGATTACCACTGCGGGAAAGCTGGCCGCAAAATATGTCATTCATACGGTGGGCCCGGTCTGGAATAACGGAAATCGCAACGAAGAAGAAAAACTGGCGCAGTGTTATACGTGCTCACTGGAACTCGCGGTGGAATACGGATGCCGCACGGTGGCTTTTCCGGCGATCAGTACAGGAGTTTACCGGTTTCCGAAAGACAAAGCCGCAAAAATTGCAGTAGCGACCGTAGCACGCTTCCTGGAAGGGCAAACTGCGGTTGAAAAAGTAATGCTGGTAAGTTTTGATGAAGAGAACTACGAACTTCTGACCTGTGAACTGAATGCACTCCAATGA
- a CDS encoding OsmC family protein: protein MKISACITNSFRSNEITVSTEANLKDMTIDTKADGYGLSVNGGELLFLSLATCFCNDLYREAKKENVEISAVKISVSGEFGGEGESARNIFYEVSVEAPAMTPEEISALIKKVDQIAEIHHTLRKGIEVKLLS, encoded by the coding sequence ATGAAAATTTCAGCATGCATAACCAATTCCTTTCGGAGTAACGAAATTACCGTCAGCACTGAAGCTAATCTGAAAGATATGACCATCGATACAAAGGCGGACGGCTATGGTCTTTCGGTTAATGGTGGCGAACTTTTATTCCTTTCTCTGGCCACCTGTTTTTGTAATGATTTGTATCGCGAAGCTAAAAAGGAAAATGTAGAAATCTCGGCAGTAAAAATATCAGTTTCCGGAGAATTCGGGGGCGAAGGCGAATCTGCCAGGAATATTTTTTACGAAGTTTCCGTCGAGGCGCCTGCAATGACGCCCGAAGAGATTTCCGCTCTCATCAAAAAGGTCGATCAGATTGCAGAAATACACCATACTCTGCGAAAAGGTATTGAGGTAAAACTGCTGTCTTAA
- a CDS encoding FG-GAP-like repeat-containing protein, with product MKKNSLFNKKHGALLCGLMLSFAAASSLSAQYFSKVTTGTMVNTPIKTYSASWADYNNDGFDDMLIVGNLDSPSTLYKNNGDGTFTPETGNVIYTTTGTSIAATWGDYNNDGNIDLFICNTANSGPAMAKNFLYRNDGNGVFTRITEGDIVNDTDWSLSAAWADYDKDGFLDLYVANYTGPNRLYHNNGDGTFTKITSGAVVTDVNDTYGASWVDYDNDGWQDLYVVNYFSDTLPGQNNCLYRNNGDGTFTKNTTSVIANDSALTQGASWGDFNNDGLMDLYMTVNHFADVKHHLLYKNTGNGNFELVNSAPSIDGGVAFGSAWLDMDNDGYLDLSVSNNGGTALRLNYLYKNNGDETFTNQTSDVTTLTPIRDYATTISDYNNDGYPDIFTPSYSPALQHGLYKNNGGTNNWISLRLQGVESNRSGIGARVYCYANGMMQTREVSSTSGQYTGSSLVQTFGIGAATTIDTIHIEWPSGIRQIITNPQPNQIYNIVETAALATHENFKSKSLTIFPNPAKADGNIYVKSMKTGAYDLTVTNYAGQRLKTLKVKLESGKSKEVNLGLLQPGVYIVTTFNHEESVSQKLIIAK from the coding sequence ATGAAAAAAAACTCCTTATTTAACAAAAAACATGGTGCCCTTTTATGTGGGCTCATGCTCAGCTTTGCGGCTGCTTCATCTTTGTCGGCACAGTATTTTTCAAAAGTGACCACAGGAACAATGGTGAATACACCAATCAAAACCTACAGTGCTTCGTGGGCCGATTATAATAACGACGGTTTTGACGATATGCTTATTGTGGGGAATTTAGATTCCCCCTCCACACTGTATAAAAATAACGGGGACGGTACTTTCACCCCCGAGACCGGCAATGTGATTTATACCACCACCGGAACTTCTATCGCCGCTACATGGGGCGATTATAATAATGACGGGAATATTGATCTGTTCATCTGTAATACAGCAAATAGCGGCCCGGCAATGGCAAAAAACTTCTTGTACCGTAATGATGGAAATGGTGTTTTTACCCGTATTACGGAAGGCGATATCGTGAATGATACCGACTGGTCCCTGAGCGCTGCTTGGGCAGATTATGATAAAGACGGTTTCCTGGATTTATATGTGGCCAACTACACCGGACCAAACAGGCTATACCACAATAATGGAGACGGCACTTTCACAAAAATCACCAGCGGTGCGGTGGTTACCGATGTGAATGACACCTACGGTGCCTCTTGGGTAGATTATGATAATGATGGCTGGCAGGATTTATACGTGGTGAATTATTTCAGCGATACGCTGCCCGGACAGAATAACTGTCTCTACCGCAATAATGGCGACGGAACTTTTACCAAAAATACAACTTCTGTTATTGCCAACGATTCGGCGCTTACCCAGGGTGCCTCGTGGGGAGATTTCAATAATGACGGATTAATGGATCTCTACATGACTGTCAACCATTTCGCGGATGTAAAGCACCATCTTCTTTACAAGAATACCGGTAACGGTAATTTCGAACTCGTAAACTCCGCCCCTTCTATTGACGGAGGGGTCGCATTCGGCTCTGCATGGCTTGATATGGATAATGATGGATACCTCGATCTCAGTGTTTCCAATAACGGGGGAACTGCATTGCGCCTGAATTATCTCTACAAAAATAATGGTGACGAAACTTTCACCAATCAGACTTCAGACGTTACAACGCTTACGCCAATCCGTGATTATGCCACGACAATTTCAGATTATAATAATGATGGATATCCGGATATTTTTACTCCATCCTACTCCCCAGCACTACAGCATGGTCTTTACAAAAATAACGGAGGTACCAATAACTGGATCAGTTTGCGCTTACAGGGAGTTGAATCTAATCGTTCAGGGATTGGAGCCCGGGTTTATTGCTATGCCAACGGAATGATGCAAACCCGTGAGGTTTCTTCCACTTCCGGACAATATACCGGCAGCAGTTTGGTGCAAACCTTCGGAATTGGGGCAGCCACCACAATTGATACCATTCACATCGAATGGCCTTCAGGAATCCGCCAGATTATTACTAATCCGCAACCTAATCAGATCTATAATATTGTGGAAACCGCTGCTCTCGCAACACATGAAAACTTCAAAAGCAAATCGCTTACAATATTCCCGAATCCGGCAAAAGCTGATGGAAATATCTATGTAAAATCCATGAAAACAGGTGCCTATGATTTAACTGTTACTAATTATGCAGGTCAGCGCCTGAAAACCCTCAAGGTTAAACTGGAGAGCGGAAAAAGCAAAGAAGTAAACCTGGGATTATTACAGCCGGGAGTATATATCGTCACCACTTTCAATCATGAAGAAAGTGTTTCACAGAAGCTGATTATTGCCAAATAA